GTCGCCGCGAGCGCCGACGCGGTGCTCTGCTCGGTCGGCGGGACCGTCCATTGCGTCGACCCGAGCGGCCGGCGACGCTGGGCCCGGTCCGAGGTCGACGCGCGCCGGTTCTCGGTCGTCGACGGCGAGGTCTTCGCGTCGAGCGGAACCGGACTGGCCGCGCTCGACGGCTCGACGGGTGAATCCCGGTGGATAACCGACGACCGGGTCGGCCGGTTCGCGGTGACGACCGACGCCGCCTACTGCGCGTTCGACGCCGAGCTCCGTGCGTACGACCGCTCGGGCGACCTGCGGTGGGCGATCCCGGACGACCGTCGATCCGGTCGGAACCGTCCCGGGCTGGACCGACCCGACTATCAGGGCCGCGTGGCCGCCGATTCCGAGGGCGTCTACGTCGATTCCTCGGCGGGGCTCGCCGCCGTCGCCCCTTCCGACGGGCGCGTCCGCTGGCGACTGTCGAACAGGACGCTCTCTGCCGGCCCGTACCTCGTCGAATCGGGGGTGCTCGTCGTCGACGATGGAGAACTGGTCTGTCACTACCGGTGATCCGACACTCATAAACCTTTCCCAGACTCGCCGGGTCGACAGAACTGCGTCGGACCCTAAGTACGGTCCGCGGGTAGGAGAGAGTGCATGGTCCCTACTGACCTCCGACCCTCCGCGCTCGGCCTCCTCCTGGCCGCGGCAGTCGTCTTGAGCGGGTGTTCCGCTGCGACCGGTCCGCTCGGCGACGGCCAGCAAGCGGCCGTCGCAGACAGAGTCGAACAGCGAATGAACGACATCGACGGGTTCAGCGCCACTCGAACGAATACCGTCACCGTCGACGGCGAGACCCAGACGAGCCGCGCCGAGGTGTGGATCCGGCCCGACACCGGACAGAGTCGTTCTGAGGCGCTCTCGCCGGAGCGTCAGGCCGGTGACGTGACCGTCGTCGGCGACGACGTCACCTGGTACTACGACGCCAGCGAGAACCTGGCGACTCGAACGAACGTCACGATCCCCGACTCGACCGGCGCCGGAATTGGCGGGCAGCTGAGCCGGCTCGTCGAAGACCGGTCGGTCGTCTACGACGGCGAGGTCCAACTCGAGGGCCAGTCCGTCTGGAAAGTCCGGCTCCTCCCCGGCAACGAGAGCGACGACCGAATCACGAGCAACGTCACGATGTGGGTCGACACGGAGAAGCGATTCCCGGTGCAGGTCCGCTACGCGACGTCCGGCGAGCTGAACGTCACCGCCACGGTCCACTACGACGACCTGACGATCAACCCCGGAATCGACGACGCGCGGTTCACCTACGAGCCGCCCGCGAACGCCACCGTCGAGCGTAACTCTGTCGACCTCCGAACGTTCGAGACGCGCTCCGAACTGGTCGCGTCGGCGAACGCGACCGTGCCGGACCCAGAGGTGCCCGACGGGTTCGACTTCGAGAGCGGGTCGACCATCGACGGCGCCGTCTCGATGCAGTACTCGAACGGCTCCGCGTCGGTGTCGGTCACGCACGCGCCCGACGCGGCGGGGCCGCCCTCCGACCGCGGCGAGTCCGTTTCCGTCGGCGACCACGACGGCCGATACGTCTCCATCGGCGAGACCGGCAGCGTTCAGTGGACCTGCGACGACGGTCGTCTGAGCGTCACCGGCGACGTCGACCGCGGGACGCTGCTGACGGTCGCCGAGTCGATCGGTTGCCCCTGACGCCCCGGCTACCCGGCGTCGGCGCCCCGTGACCGTCACCACCGCCCCTCGGATCGACCCGACGACCATCGACCCGGTCCCCACTGGCGCCAGTTGCCCTCCCGAACGTTTTACCACCGGACGTGCGGATAGCCCGATACGATGCGTACGCCCTCCATCTCCGAGCGCTCCGTCCACCGTCTCGCGCTGCTGGCAGTCGTCGCGCTCGCGGCGGTGTCGGCGGGGTGCGCCGTGACGGGCGGTGGCGACGGTCTCCCCGACGGAGCAGCGGTCGAACAGCGACTCGAATCACTGGACGCGCTCGAGGCGACGGTCGTCTACGACCTGAACGGCAGCAGCGACGTGAACGCTTCGCGCAGCCACACGATCGCTCGCCTCGACACCGGCGAATCGAGAAGCCGAGTCGTATCCGGGTCGGACGAGACGCTGACGGTCTCGAACGGCTCTCGGACCTGGCTGTACAACCGGTCGGCGAACCGGGTTCGGATCCTCGACCTGAACACCTCGGCAGAGAGTCGGAACAGTTCGTTCGAGTCCTACGTGACCGTCTTCGAACGATTACGGGCGAGTGCTACCGACGAGTCGACGCCGGCCGAGATCTCTCAGCTGCCGGTCGTCCCTGCGGCCGGCGGAGGCGGTTCTTCGCCGGTCGCCGGGTCGCTGTCGTTCTACGGTAACGTCTCGCTGACGTACAACGGCACCGAGACCGTGGCCGGTCGGGAGACCTACGCAGTCACGATCGAACCACTGAGAAACGACTCCGCTATCGGCACCGTCGAGCTGTGGTTCGACACCGAGTGGTACTATCCGATCCGGTCCACGACTTCGGTATCAGTCGGCGACGACCGGACCGTCGTTACGACTACCTACCGCAACGTCACGTTCAACCCGGACGTCCCACCGGGCACCTTCGAGTTCGACCCACCGGCGAACGCGACCGTCGTCGAGTCGACCTACGAGAGTCGGTCCTTCGAGTCCCGCGAGTCGCTCGCGGCGGCGACCGACATCGAG
This DNA window, taken from Halosimplex litoreum, encodes the following:
- a CDS encoding LolA family protein, which translates into the protein MVPTDLRPSALGLLLAAAVVLSGCSAATGPLGDGQQAAVADRVEQRMNDIDGFSATRTNTVTVDGETQTSRAEVWIRPDTGQSRSEALSPERQAGDVTVVGDDVTWYYDASENLATRTNVTIPDSTGAGIGGQLSRLVEDRSVVYDGEVQLEGQSVWKVRLLPGNESDDRITSNVTMWVDTEKRFPVQVRYATSGELNVTATVHYDDLTINPGIDDARFTYEPPANATVERNSVDLRTFETRSELVASANATVPDPEVPDGFDFESGSTIDGAVSMQYSNGSASVSVTHAPDAAGPPSDRGESVSVGDHDGRYVSIGETGSVQWTCDDGRLSVTGDVDRGTLLTVAESIGCP
- a CDS encoding LolA family protein, with product MRTPSISERSVHRLALLAVVALAAVSAGCAVTGGGDGLPDGAAVEQRLESLDALEATVVYDLNGSSDVNASRSHTIARLDTGESRSRVVSGSDETLTVSNGSRTWLYNRSANRVRILDLNTSAESRNSSFESYVTVFERLRASATDESTPAEISQLPVVPAAGGGGSSPVAGSLSFYGNVSLTYNGTETVAGRETYAVTIEPLRNDSAIGTVELWFDTEWYYPIRSTTSVSVGDDRTVVTTTYRNVTFNPDVPPGTFEFDPPANATVVESTYESRSFESRESLAAATDIEVPDPNVPARYRFESGSLTTYRGNETVSIRYTNGSAMLLVSKEPDAIPPTPANESGERVDIAGREGRISEVLDERLLTWRCEGVTYRVVGPASRETLVEIAVSMTCE